In Lachnoclostridium edouardi, the sequence TTATATCCTGGATATTCAATTTCCTTCTGCAGCTGTTCCTCAGCTGAAAAATGAAAATCAGTATAGTCTGCCAGGTAATTCAGCATTTTTACGGCGCCAGCCTTATCAGCTTTATTTTCGCAGCTAATAAGCAGAGCATTAATTTTATCAATTAACTCTTTGTGCTGAGAATCAATCATTTCATTTCCTGTTACTAAATCATCAGTAAATAACATTGCCATTTTTGTATCCTCCTTGGGAATAATTTTCATTATGCTTCTACTATATCACAAAGTCCTGAAAAATACACGACTTTTCTGAAAACAATCAGTAGGCTATTTCATCTTCAGCAATTTTTATTAACAAGATTATAACGGCCCCTTTGCAGATGAAACGTGTGAAAAAATCATGGAAAAAACCGTAACATTTGTTTCAAATATAACAAAAAGAAACTAATTGAAACGTAAAAATGGCGTTAAGATTTGTTTTCACCTATAAAGATTAGGAATTTTTCATATAGACAACAGGGAAGAATTGTGCACTTTTTACAAACAATTCACAACAGGATTCTTGGCATGGCCTTTGCTTTTTATAGGTGTATCACAAGAAAGAGAGGTCAAATGAGTATGAAAAGCATTCAGACAAAATTCTTTATACCAATAGCAACAGCGCTTGTTGGTATTGTATTCCTGTTTCTGGGCGTTACAGAGTTAGGGTTTTGGGATTCAGTAAATGGTCCTGGCCCAGGCTTTTTCCCTAGTTTAGTATCAGTGGTAATTATTCTTACCAGCATTCTGGCATTCTTTCAGTCCTTAAAGGATGGAGAGACAGGAGCTCCTTACAAAAAGGAAGAGTTATTAGTAGTTGCAGCAGGAGCCTGTATTATTGCAGGAAGCTTTATTATTGGACTTCTTCCAAGCTGCTTTGCATTTGTTATTTTGTGGCTGAAGGTCCATGAGAAGGCGCCTTGGAAAGCAACATTAATTGTTACTGCCATTGTAGCATTTATCGCTGTAGGCGTGTTTGCAGTTTGGCTGGGCGTTGCATTCCCTATGGGAATTTTCGAGAACTTTTAATTAAAGGGAGGTAGAAAAAATGGGTACATTTGAACTTTTAATGCAGGGCTTCCAAACTGTTCTCACACTGCAGAATATAGGGGCTGCAGCTATGGGAGCTATTTTGGGACTGATTGTAGGAGCCATGCCTGGTATTGGTTCCCTGGCAGGAGTAGCGTTGCTGCTTCCTCTTACATATAAATTTAACCCTACAACAGCGATTATCATGCTGGGCGCATTGTACTATTCTAATATGTATGGCGGCAGCTTCAGTGCGATTCTGTTAAATATTCCTGGAGACTCTCCGGCGGTTTGTACAACATTAGACGGATATCCAATGGCTAAAAACAAAAAACGTCCTGGCCAGGCGCTGTTTACAGCAGATATGGCTTCCTTCATTGGAGGAACCATAGGTATTATTATTCTTACATTTACAGGCCCTGCTTTGGCGAACCTGGGGCTGAAATTTGGTCCTTCTGAGATGACTGCAATTCTTCTGATTGCCATGACATCTATCAGCTGGCTGGTAGGCGAAAACCCTACAAAGGGTGTAGTAATCACTATGTTAGGTATTTTGCTGGCAAGTATGGGTATGGATACTCTTTCTGGCCTTCCAAGATACGATTTTGGAAATATTTATTTGCTGGGAGGTATTCCTTTTACTCCTTATATTATTGGTGCAGTAGGATTTGCCCAGGTTATTAAACTGACAAATGAAAAAAATGTAACAAACAATGATGCGATTTCTGATAAACTGACTATCCGCGGAAGTCTTCTTACACCACACGATTTCCGCCGCCTGCTGCCTCCAGCAGTTCGTTCAGGACTTTTAGGAACATTTGTAGGCGTTC encodes:
- a CDS encoding bacteriohemerythrin, with translation MAMLFTDDLVTGNEMIDSQHKELIDKINALLISCENKADKAGAVKMLNYLADYTDFHFSAEEQLQKEIEYPGYNEHIKKHEELRQTVNQLHEMLEEEEGPTEAFVERVNSKVVDWLNYHIKTFDRSVAEYKFMRDNTQRI
- a CDS encoding tripartite tricarboxylate transporter TctB family protein, with amino-acid sequence MSMKSIQTKFFIPIATALVGIVFLFLGVTELGFWDSVNGPGPGFFPSLVSVVIILTSILAFFQSLKDGETGAPYKKEELLVVAAGACIIAGSFIIGLLPSCFAFVILWLKVHEKAPWKATLIVTAIVAFIAVGVFAVWLGVAFPMGIFENF
- a CDS encoding tripartite tricarboxylate transporter permease; its protein translation is MGTFELLMQGFQTVLTLQNIGAAAMGAILGLIVGAMPGIGSLAGVALLLPLTYKFNPTTAIIMLGALYYSNMYGGSFSAILLNIPGDSPAVCTTLDGYPMAKNKKRPGQALFTADMASFIGGTIGIIILTFTGPALANLGLKFGPSEMTAILLIAMTSISWLVGENPTKGVVITMLGILLASMGMDTLSGLPRYDFGNIYLLGGIPFTPYIIGAVGFAQVIKLTNEKNVTNNDAISDKLTIRGSLLTPHDFRRLLPPAVRSGLLGTFVGVLPGAGATTGAFMGYAVQKSFKSEEPLGTGAIEGIAAAEAANNAAAAGAFAPLLALGIPGSGTGAVLLGGLMMWGLNPGPLLFSKSPDFAWGLIASLYLSNILTLIVALCVIPFLIRILTVPVTYMIPIITVVCVVGSYSTSNSLYGVVIMFLSGVVGYLLDKGGYPTAPMLLSFVLAPLLESNMRKAFIISGGSLDIFFTRPITCVLMIIMFGIILTPIVKGFLKKNK